One Zingiber officinale cultivar Zhangliang chromosome 10B, Zo_v1.1, whole genome shotgun sequence genomic window, taaagtggtggttgGTTACAGAAGCTCAAAGCTTTCACGTCTTCTCTGTGATCATCAAAAAAATTTTAGCTTGTCTAATGTCAATTGTTGTTGTGAAGCAAACGTTTAGTGTtgacggcaacatattagatgaatgaCGATTAACTTTGTCTCTTGATATATTGAAAGCCCAAATTTATTGGACAATTGAACCAGAGCCCAGAAAAGAATCTAAAGAATGCAATTTTCAGATGacaaagttgaagattttgatgctAAAGAAACGAATACAATAGGAACGAGAAATGGAAGTGAGTGTTAATGTAAAAGGGTAAAAACATAAAAGAACTACATGGGCTTTGATTCTCCTATACCCTaaggggatacgtaggcaacttaaataagtgcaagccattttttaaaataattgttaatttttaatttttttaatataataatcttgagcCATggtgaaccgtgaaccgaaccgcgaaccgtaaccgtcttgggcgatTAAGGTTAGGTCTAGCTCTATTCCCAGCTTTAATTATGCAACTTCAATTTTTACTTAAAGTGAGTTCAAAGTCCTAACcactaaacttgagttgtgttACTAGTCGAAAGCTTAGTCTAGTTAAATTTTAGTGCACCCACGGCATCTTTCTGGCTCTGATTGAACACACTATGATAGTAATGCATGATTAACACCTCATACTGTCAACTTATAATTGCTCATCGTTGCCTCCAGTCTGCACCGAAGACCTTTATTCCAACATTATTTGGGCATGCTTCAGATGACATATTTATTCAAGCTCGTCACTCAGATATTATATATGAGGCATATGCAGTATGTAACtaaaattctatttctaaattttgtatttttttaaaaaaaaaattgaaagtttttCATGGAAATTAACTCATATTTAATTCTCTTTTGTTATTCTACAGGGTGATAAGAACATTATCAAATTTGAGGGTGACCACAACTCACCCAGACCACAGTTCTACTATGATTcagtttctattttcttttataatgtcCTGCGACCCCCACAAATCCCTTCAAGTTCTTCGAATAAGTTTGAAAGGTACTATGATCTGGGTGATCTGAAGGTTGGTGCTGGAAATGAGGAGGTAATTTTCTATATCAATTTGACATGAATGTATGTATTggtgaaaagaaaagaaactatCAGTTGCAGTACTAGAAAAGGAAATTAATGGCATAGTATGTAGAAATATATGTTTGGACTATAACTATATTGATATCTTAAATTTAACCTTGCAGAAGGAAGACATTCTACATATGTAGTTCAGTATAAGTTGTGTTTCATTTTCAACATCTGATGTTGAAGTTTGTGTTTGTAGAGTTTGCTATATGAAATCATCACTGGTCTTCGCACAGCTGGTAGTGATGAAGCATGCTCCTCATCAACACCTGGAATTCCTAACGTTGCAGGTTTAACCATTAATTTGGCTTTCAAATCGTGTTattttgtgtgtttggttttctttaAATTGGTTTATTGGTTGCACCACAGGTTCAACTGCAAAATCTGTTGTCGAATTGTTATCAGAAAGTGTAACTCATCTATCCATTGCTAATGACTTTGTGAGTATGTTGTTGAAgtgatttttctttttgcataaaaagttttaaaaaagagaaaaTGGCTTCGGTAAGATGTTAAACATATAGTTCGATCACTTTTGCAGGATTTCCTTGTTGACGAAGATAACACAATTATCAAAATAGAGAGTGACACTAATGATGGATCCAGTGTTCAGGTAAACAACTAGTTTCTTTTTTCCAGTTCCTAGAATTTTGTTTTTGGAGTAACAGCTtcgttttttttttgtcaatttgCCCTAAGGATCATTTCAATTGTTAGAAATTTCATTATGATAtcaaaatttgtaaaaaaaaaacaaaaaaagagaGGAAGTTCTGCTAAAATTCCCGTCTTCATTTGCTTCATCCCACtaaaaaaagcaaaaaaacaaGATAAGGTTGCGTACAGTGGATCCTTTCCTAGGACTTCGCATAGCGGGAGTTTTGTGTACCGTTCTGCCTTTTTAAAGTAATATGATGTTAACGTTATACTAGATTATATGATGGTTGCAGTCCCATTGGTCGTCTAAATCTTAGATCACGTCCTTTTACTTGTTGATTTAACATTTGAGATTATAGTTTTCCTACTTTGCTTGCATGTGTACTATTTCAAAGGTTAGTAGCCGCCCGTAATTTatttcctccgtgttggccttgggacgaaTTAGCGGGGACAttgggggcgaacgtattcactTTTTGTCATCTTGGATGTGTACTATTTCATAAAGGATATATCAGATGCAGGACATTAACTGATGGCATCTTTTACAGGCTAAAAGGACTGAATTGAACGAGGAATGCTGCTCCTTTTCGAGCTCAAATAGGGAGAGTTGGGGGAGATGTTCTTCTTTAGGTGGAGATAGCGATAAGTCATCCTCAGTGGAACGCACTGGAAGATCAAATAGCAAACATCAGGTCTTTTTTTCTTCCCTAATTCTAATGTCTATCCTTGCATTATGCTATCTACACCATTTTATTCCACAACACAATTCCCAGAAAAATACTTTTACCACACAAAAATTTAGTCAAGCTACCTTTCTACTACTGATTTTTCATTTAAGCTCAATGTTCAACGACACCTGTGAAGGGGTTCTTTGTAGGATTTACTATAGAATGCCTCTTTCCGGCCATAAGGTTAGGGCGGTATTTGATCTCTCGATCGTCGTCGATAGCTAGCTACTAAAGAGAGGCCATCAACAGTCAGAATCAAATTCGGGTATCGTGTTTGGTTAAAGAAAAGCCTACTGAAAAGAGcagtctactttgacaactaggaTCATATTTCCCTCGATAGGATTTGCATTCAATTTGTTTCATTAAGGAAGCAGCCCGCTCATTTCAGCTATTATTTTCCTGATTTTACTCTACAGACGACACTGAGACTCTTAGCGACGCCGCTAAGACGCATACGAAGGAGATCATCTCCAAAATCCAAGAACAAGAAAGAGGGCACCTCAGTAGCCAACAAACCAAAGCGCAAAAAGAAGCTAGAGAAAAAGGAAACATTCGGCCAGCGGCTACAGCTTTGCTTCCTGGGGCTAACCAACCACAGACGACATCGATCGACCTGACCTGCCCTGACCTTTGCATAAACATGTATCGCACcaacataaaaaagaaaaaattatggtGCTGGCGGCTGTAGTTTACTAATTAGAAGGCTGTGGTTAGTGTTAACGTATAACATTGCCTGTAGGATTTTGTTGGTTTGGCAAAGTGTGATTAAAGCTTTAGCATTTTGTTCCCATTCTTACACTGCTTAGCACAGAGGCTGTGGAAGTTGCTCAATGGATGGTCATGAGATTGTGTTGCTGCTGAGCCATCATTTGGAAAGATCTCATGTTTGAAAATAAGATGGGGTTTGAAATATTATGAGATAAACGGTGTTGAAGATCACAGATTCAGAGCTTCAATCCTTtctatttaaaaatgatttgaatTAGAGTCCtcaaaaaaattatgaattttgtcaaattttcttgtaattttatgtttatatttataaaaaCCATCATGCATATCTTATATATTCATTGATTTTAGCTAAACTTCAAAAAGAaattaaacaatatatataaatataaatgaataAATTCAAATGATCAATTAGTTTACAGTTAAGAGAGAAACTTTTATCCAGTCCtcacttttgctctatttttcaTATGGATTCAATTTAGTGTCATAATAGAAtctaaataaaagataaaataaaaaaatgtcaattataataaaaaaaaattatttatacttTAACAAGAATTTTaaacaataaacataaataatCTCTATAAAAAgtaattatatattataaaaaattacaTATAAAAACAGAAATATCTGTTATTCAttacaaatatttacaaaagaaaaagcacTTACATAAGAAGCAAATTACAATTCAATAAATCATGAACAATAAGAGACTATCTACAAACTAAGCAGGGCTACTCCAGCTCAAACAATTGTACTAGTGTCACTGTAGAACAACCTGACTGAATTGAATATTGAAGATCAATAATCATATAATCAATATATTGATAGATCACGACTCAGAGATAATAAGATGTGATCCAAACCACCTCTGCAAGATCACAAGTTCACCTACAGAAGAGTTGGGCCAGAAACACCaactttggattcctcttgcAAACGAAGAAATTGCCACAAaacattgctcaagttgaggtTTTGGGACAGAGTGAGTTTGCTTCTATCGTATGTATTTgagatgagaaaaaaaataattcaaaagaCAAAAATAGAATTAGAAAAAAGTTGAAAATTTGGAAAAACCAAAAAGGCAACAATAAATGAATACTGCAGAATCTTGGCCAAAACAAGAGATACTAAAAACATGAATACAATTATAAACTAATGAAACAAAGAGCAACAAATGATACTACAAAATCTGAGCTCTAAATCAGTAAATAGTAACATGTTGGATGACTACTGGCAGCAGAATAGCAAATTAGTTTGTGCTGCAAGGGAGTTCCCCAATTCAATCTTGCACAGATATGTAGGGCAATCAAACAATGGATCTTGCTCGAAAGCGTCGGTGCTGTGCATCAAACTATTAATTTGTAGCTTTCAGAAAATGTATAAAATGCTTAATCCACAGAGAATAGTGGTTAATTGATAAATACCATATTAATTcttaaagaagaaattaaaataagACAAGGTCCCTGAATTGAAGATTAGTCCAAATAATTAACTAATCTCCTTAGGTATCATAATTAACTCAAATACTTGTGTTGAAGTAAGCAAAATCATTCTAAATATCTGAAGCCATCTAAGAGAGgaacaattaaataaaaaaattccttTCACTAACAATGATTCATGTTGTTCTATGCCACCGTCTGAACTGTATGCACACCATTGCAATTCTTGCATCCAGTTATTCAAGAGGCATTTATCAGATTTTTATGGATGAGACCGAATCAATGAATCATGGACAAaagcaaaaaaagaaaaggaacagCAATCAGCATCTCAAAGACAGACAGAAGAATATATGGAAAGGAAGGCAAATAATAATAGTGTTTGGTAATTAAGGGCGGCACAAAACAAGTTCATTTGTGCTGCAAAGAGTAACTGATACTGATTAGAGCGTCAGTACTCATGCATCAAATCAAGTTTGGGAAAATATTTTCTTCACCTACTTGTGCAGGCCAACTAACTATAATTGATTTAAGGAAAATAAAATGTCTCGTTAACTAAAATAAAGTATAATTTATAACAACAGCATAAACTTCTTAAGCAACAAACTCACATCAATGTAGGTGACGGTAATGGTATGTAGCAGTGTTGGGTGAAAAAGGACAGCACAAACATCAACCTATTAGTGCTGCAATGCTCATCCCATAATTTATTATTGCACAGAAAAATTAAGCAACCGAACAATGGATTTTGCAAGGAGCCTCAGATGTTGTGCCTCAATCCAACAAAATTTCTATGAACAACTTGCTCTTTACCTAACATTATTAGCACAAATAGTTGGATTTATGTCAGCTTCCAGCAATTAAATGCTAACAGAAATGGCGCATAATCTCTTACTAAAGAATCATTTCACGAATAATTGAGCAGATCGGTAATATTTCATTATCGTAAACCAGATGGATCAACACTATTAAAAAAATACTCCTCGAATCACTGCCAAATCTCATCAACGTAATTCTAAAAAAGATTTTCACATCGAGATAATGCATGATCAATAATCGAACTAGAATTATCtggaaaaatattatatatatatatatatatatatatatatatatatatatatatttcattcaTCAAGACATAGAGGAAAGAACTTGTGAGCTCAGTGGAAGGAGAAGTCGTATTAATGGTGAGAAAGGCTCACGGAGATAACAAGCATGCTATCGCCACTGCCAACACCAGTTCCTAAACTCATCATCGCGTCAACTGATTCTTCTTTCGCTGAATGCAGCATAAAAAACTCTTTTTTTATGAGAACAAGGTAGCAAACCGATGAATCAaaaaagacaagatcaagcatTGTAGCGAAATCGACCTTCGAATAAAGCCTCACCTATAGAGGAAAAACAATAATTATGGcttagaaaaaaaaagtaaaagacaTAGATAGTAGGCTTCATCGGTGTAACAACAATGACAGGATCGTAGATCGGAAAGCCTCACTAAATCGACTAACATATTTAGCCAGCAGACAAGGAGGAGAAGTCGAAATCCATAACGCCACGGGCAAAATAAAATACACGGGAACCTACCGCGACGAAATTAAAACAGGAAAAATCAACCGGAGGGCAATCGGAGGGAGATCGGAACCCTAGGGCGGCTCACGTCTTGTATCAACGAAGGCATCGAGGGATCCTACATCTGCTCAATTTATAGAATTTAGGTTGTCGGGCAGTTGCGGCGGGTGAAGAAAGCGATCAGATTTTAGGGTTTCTAATTTTCGGGAAGATAGACACATCTCAACCGTCCGATGGAATTTTAACGGCCGCATAATAGACGCATACCAACCGTCTGATAATAGAAGAGAGCACAAAACGAACGCCACCTCGTGACATGCACGTGTAGTTTTTTCGATATAAAAATTTGTTGATCATTTCGGTGGATTTGATTTGTacgatttctatttttatttttagaaaatgaatatttttttaaaaaaataatgtttagtttatatttttcatatttattttttaaaataaataatattttttaaaaaaataaaaaatatctaaaagtcatttactatttttcttttttagaaaacctacgttttctagaaaataaaaatagaaatacgCAAACCAAAGCATTTGTCAAAATTGAAAACTCTTTGCATTACtccaacttttattttttttttaagtggaACTCTaaatactttttaattttttacatttttaaggatacttataaaaaaaattaagatgggTTAACTGCCCCATAAAAGTATACGTGACTTGGTTGCGTGTGTAATGAATGTATGCGGGTAATAGACTCTTTTTCATACAAAATTGATTTCATTTtttagattaaatattaaattgataagaatAAATACTATACTTAATCTTAGTCAATAGTGGCTCGAGAATAACGGACTCATccttgtaaaaaattaatttaatatcatacttgattTTAGCCAAAAAAAATCGAGAAAAGTATGATTTCTAACATCGTCTGCccaaattatttataaaaacttCTCTACTTGCAATGTTGCAATTAAGACGAGACTATAGTTTAACAAGTGAGGCAAGTGTCTCAGGCCCAAAAAAATTCAGGAcaccaaattttttaaaaaaaaacttataaatTTGATATGTTCATGAGCCTATTTTTAAGAAGCCTATGAGTAATAGTTGATAAATGAGTCATATCTTAATTTATATCATAAATATCCTATCTTAATTTTAAACGTGATTATATAGAAAAGAAATtgacatattttaaaaaaaatattaaataagagAGAAGAAATCAACATATTCATAAACATTCACAAGCTAAAAAGAGGgagaagtttatttcttttatccAAGAGTTAAGAAAATCTAGATTTGATTAAACCTTGGTTGAAGTTTAACATATTACAAGTGAAATAGGAATTGAACTCATTTTCCGAGAAAAGCGTATTATTAGAAGAAAAGGACAATTTAATGAGATTAACAGTGAAAAGGTACCTCAATCTCATAAAAATCTTTTCGAGTTAATTACTTCTTATTTATAATTGATCAAACTCTTTCTTCACTTCAAATTCGGGTTGAGCAATTTCAAAAGTACGAAAAAACCtttgaatttttatttagtttgaaGAAGTTGTAGCCTATTGATGACGATGATCTCTTGAGCTCATGTGTCAATCTTCAAAATTCATTAACACATGATAGGCGTTCCAATGTTATGAATCAGATTTATTTCTAGAACTAAAGTCATTACCTGGAAAAGCAAAAAGAGTGATTGATGTGCtgaattatttgaaaataacGAATGGTTGTTATCCAAATGGTTACATCGTATATCAAATTTTGTTGACTATACTAGTTACAATTGCATCTCCAAAAGAAGTTTTTTCAAGTTGAAGTTGATTAAAAATGATTCGATCACAAAAAAAGACTAAATGTATTAGCTATATtatctattgagaaaaaaattattaagaaaatTGATTATGCAAACTTAATTAATACTTTTAATTCAAAAAATACAAGACAAATAATATTCAAGTGACTATGTACTagtttaaaacatgaattttatattttgtttagattttttttatttttttagtatttgACATTATTTTTGATGATATATTTTGtctgtatttaaaaaatatatgaatatTAAGCACCATGTTTTGTGCTCGCCTCAAAATTTGTACTATGTCAATTttaagatatgagactaaagaaaattctagatttttaattaattaataaaaaaattcttaataatacgCCACACCTGAGATCTCTTATTGACTATGCtggaattatatatttgattaGTGCGTTTatgaaaattattaataaatcttaaaattgaTTAATGCGTTtatgaaaattactaataaatcttaaaattattttcgatgtgaataaaaattactaatttcaTTTTAGGCTTACCGAATTTAATTAGTAAAGAAGacatattcttaataaaatagtaacaTATCTAATCTATTAATAAAAATTGATTACTTAATTCATCTAacaaaaattactaataaactcaATATTTAAATAtctggaaaataaaaaaaaaacaacaaaaaaaagtaTATGCTGAACCATTGCCAGCATCAATTCCTACATTGTTTCAAGTCTTTTAAGATATTCATGAATGATctccatgaatatatttttatgttaagTTAATGGATTTTTGTTTTGCTTTCTAacatgttaaaaaatttaaaaatagtttgtttgtatttagTAGAATTTTGTTGTTCTTATCTATtaataggggtgtaatcgagccgagccgaactcttgaatgtttgagtttgactcgtttataatcgaaccgagctcgagctttatttaacgaatatattcataactcacgagcttattcgagcttaaacgagcttaataagtataaataataaattcaaatatttattaaaaattaaattatatatttagagaaaattattatattcttattaaaatttataattttattataataaataaatttaatatatttgtctatatttttcataagtagagtgtaacatctataaatttaatatcaaaactattattttttaatttaaagttgattcatgagcttaacgaacgtgttcacgagctaacgagccaagTATTACGAagtttgagcttgatttgtttatcttaacaaaCCTCATTAAACAAACTTTTATTGAATCGAACTTTAAATAGCTCACGAgcgacttgattcatttacacccctatctATTAAAAGGTATTGAGATTAATCTCGTTGTTTAGCTtaatgaattatttaaattcgTTCATTTTATTGCTCTTATGGGTattgaacaaatataaatatCCTCTTACCAATTCAAACACTATACTTTTTGAACAAATAGACCGAGCAAAGAATCTCTCAGTGCACAAAATGAGCAGCAGGAATTTGCAAGAATTtagtaataaaattaaagaaacaaaGTTTTTCTCAAACCTTTTGCAGCAAAATTGACAAGTCTCGCAGTAGAAGAAAAATTGTTTGAACTGAGAAATAACAAAATGGCAATAGGAACCTAAACTATGTTTTTTCGTCGCCATCAGTTGCCAAGTGACATGCATTAAGCTCCCCCGGAGCCATACTTCTTCCCGAAAACTATCAGCTGCAGCTTGTCGTAGCCAGCAAGGACACCGGCACCAGCAATGGCACGGAGAATGTTGGCACCCGCACCCTTGAATAGAGATTTTGGGCCCTCATTCTTCAGAATTTGGCTGAATGCATCAAGGGAGCCCTTGTACTTGACAGCCTCTCCTGAGGTCATCATCATCCTTCTCCGAACTGTGTCGATAGGGTACGATGCAAGCCCGGCACCGTTGGTTATCACCCAACCGAGAGCAAAGCTAGCAAAGAAGCTATCCTGTGGAATGATTCAGCAGCTTAAAGACAGGTCCATATATGCTCATCAATTCTTAATAAAATGGCAATTTCACTAGGACATATACCCGACCATGTTAAAACTGTGGTATAAAATGGTCCAATTTTGCTATGATTGTGAAGTGAACGAGAGGTGAACTAGAAAAATTTGCAAACTCTTGAAGACAAGATGAAATTTCTAATTCTGGAATCTATATACTAACGAGAGGTGTTAAAACTTGCAGATTCTTTACCGTATGCATATAAAATGTAACTCATTCATTGTACCTGTAGTTCTCCGGTGAGAATCACTGGCTTCAGTGAATCATACAATCCAAAGTAAAGACCACGATAAACTATGATTCCAACACATGAAATGTTGAACCCACGATAAAGGCCAGCAATGCCATCGGACTGCAAAGTCTTCCTGTAAACATCAATAAGACCGTTGAATTGTCTTTCTCCACCTTTTTTTGCAGCTTTTGAATCATTTGCTAAACGAGTTCTGGCATAATCCAGGGAGTAGACAAAAAGCAGAGAAGAAGCACCGGCAGCACCACCAGAAGCAAGGTTTCCACCAAACCATTTCCAGTACCCATCCTTGTCTTTCTTGAAATTGAACATCCTCTTGAAGTAATCCTTGAAAGCAAAGTTTAAAGCCTAGAAAGACAGCAGAAGACTGTAAGCATAGCCAAACAAAAGAGGGCAAGATGCAGATGTACACTGAACAATCCAAGGAAACAGTTGTCAAATTAGATAACTAAACATGAGGCAATCCACTCAGATGGGAAGAGATACAAACTATGTAAAGAAACTAACAGCTTTAACATGGAGAATATGTTATAGGATTCAATTCTTTGCAAAGAGATGGCGACTAGCAATCACATGAACAGATCAAGATGTTATAGCTGGTTAACTGAACCAACCGAGAATTATGCAGGGCAACCATACAAATATAAAGAATTGGATTCCACACATACACAACAACTATGTTAGACTCAAACATGTATCCAATATGAATCTCAGCATTTGTCATGTGATTTTTTTTCAAGATGGGGGCATGAGGATAAGGGTCAAAACTTAGAACATAGACAAAGATacacaaaagataataaaaataaaaataaaaatattaatatatatagcaTATGGATTTGAAACAAGATGGAGTCTTTTGGACTAATAGTTTAGGGGCGTCTTGAAAAATTCTAATAATTTGGCAGACTTTCCAAAATGTTCCATATTATAACTCTAATCAGCTAGCACTTTCCACCATTCCCTTGCAATCCTTATTTTCCATCTACAAATGTGAGACATCCCTCAAACAGCTGCTTAGACTCTTTTTTCCATAATTCTACCAATTTCAGTTCAATATGGGTACACTAGATGCATATGTCAAGTCCAAGCTAGAGTGCAACAATACACAATATAATTATAAAGAAAAGCCTTTGCTGAGTTGTGGATCAAAGGGAGAAACATAAAGTGTTGTGCAATCCTTATAAAATTGGGAGGTATTGTATCCAAAGAGTGGTAaaaattatcattacatcaaaTGGCATTCAagtatttttgtttatttatagAATTTTGCAATCCTTACAAAATGTTATGAGACACTCTACTACAGGTGAACAGAGCCACGCTACTACAAGTGAGCACAGACAATATAAGTATACATAACTAACCTGAGTTGGGAAGTAACGAATGACATTTGCTGTGTTGCCTCTCCATAGTGATGCAAAACCTTCATCTTTCATTGTCCGTGTAAAGCAATCTGTTATACCCTTGTAGGGTTCGGAGAGGCGACCACTCTTTATCATCTCATCTTGGTTCTGAATTAGAAGTTTCACACGCTCAATGGGAGCAGCAGCTGTTTTGGAAACAGCTGCAGAGACTCCACCCATAAGAAAATCTATGGCAAAATTTGTAAATCCTTTTTCTGAAGGTGCATTTGCAAGGATAGGCGATGCAGATGACAACATTGCAAGATCACTGGTAGCTCTGCATGCAGATAACACTGGACTTTGAAGTCCACCATTCATGTGGTTTGCAGTTGAAAAATGCCTCTCATGTACCAAATGTGTAAGTCCAGAACCAATGTGGAATTGGCGAACAT contains:
- the LOC122029461 gene encoding uncharacterized protein LOC122029461, coding for MIEQFINFVIRPPRADYNPDQYLWEPEFTLAGRKYKRLDLELKNGRGHTLKCSHYVPYSIPENTALPCVVYCHGNSGCRADANEAAVILLPSNITLFTLDFSGSGLSEGEYVSLGWHEKDDLKTVVTYLRTNKQISCIGLWGRSMGAVTSLLYGAEDPSIAGMVLDSAFSNLFELMMELVDVYKIRLPKFTIRLALRYMRRVIQKRAKFDIMELNAVQSAPKTFIPTLFGHASDDIFIQARHSDIIYEAYAGDKNIIKFEGDHNSPRPQFYYDSVSIFFYNVLRPPQIPSSSSNKFERYYDLGDLKVGAGNEESLLYEIITGLRTAGSDEACSSSTPGIPNVAGSTAKSVVELLSESVTHLSIANDFDFLVDEDNTIIKIESDTNDGSSVQAKRTELNEECCSFSSSNRESWGRCSSLGGDSDKSSSVERTGRSNSKHQTTLRLLATPLRRIRRRSSPKSKNKKEGTSVANKPKRKKKLEKKETFGQRLQLCFLGLTNHRRHRST
- the LOC122029463 gene encoding ADP,ATP carrier protein 1, mitochondrial; translation: MADQVNHPTVTQKNVRQFHIGSGLTHLVHERHFSTANHMNGGLQSPVLSACRATSDLAMLSSASPILANAPSEKGFTNFAIDFLMGGVSAAVSKTAAAPIERVKLLIQNQDEMIKSGRLSEPYKGITDCFTRTMKDEGFASLWRGNTANVIRYFPTQALNFAFKDYFKRMFNFKKDKDGYWKWFGGNLASGGAAGASSLLFVYSLDYARTRLANDSKAAKKGGERQFNGLIDVYRKTLQSDGIAGLYRGFNISCVGIIVYRGLYFGLYDSLKPVILTGELQDSFFASFALGWVITNGAGLASYPIDTVRRRMMMTSGEAVKYKGSLDAFSQILKNEGPKSLFKGAGANILRAIAGAGVLAGYDKLQLIVFGKKYGSGGA